From a region of the Myxococcaceae bacterium JPH2 genome:
- the serA gene encoding phosphoglycerate dehydrogenase yields MSTSGSSPQRPISKKGPFRVLLLENIHVSAQEMLSAEGLSVERLSAALKPEELAERLQGVHLLGIRSKTTIPPSVLAKAKDLLAIGAFCIGTNQVDLPSANQHGVPVFNAPFSNTRSVAEMVLAEVVVLTRQLFDRSREVHLGQWRKVATGSHEVRGKTLGIIGYGHIGSQLGVLAESLGMRVLYYDVMTRLPLGNSRPVATLAELLGQSDFVTLHVPATPSTHMMMGAEQFAQMKPGACLINASRGTVVDIGALAQALRSKHLSGAAVDVYPEEPEGNSDGFVTELQGLSNVVLTPHIGGSTEEAQASIGKEVATSLLKFFKSGATTGAVNFPNVENPLIPGTHRILNVHRNTPGVLRDINRIVSDLNANIHAQVLSTDSNIGYLVMDLDQDVSQQVCEAIASLSTDIKTRIVS; encoded by the coding sequence ATGAGCACTTCCGGTTCGTCGCCGCAGCGTCCCATCAGCAAGAAGGGTCCCTTCCGCGTCCTGCTGCTGGAGAACATCCACGTGTCGGCGCAGGAGATGTTGTCCGCGGAGGGCCTGTCGGTGGAGCGGCTGTCCGCGGCGCTCAAGCCGGAGGAGCTGGCGGAGCGGCTGCAGGGCGTGCACCTCTTGGGCATCCGCAGCAAGACGACCATTCCGCCGAGCGTGCTGGCCAAGGCCAAGGACCTGCTCGCGATTGGCGCGTTCTGCATCGGCACGAACCAGGTGGACCTGCCGTCGGCCAATCAGCACGGCGTCCCGGTGTTCAACGCCCCGTTCAGCAATACGCGCAGCGTGGCGGAGATGGTGTTGGCGGAGGTGGTGGTGCTGACGCGCCAGCTCTTCGACCGCAGCCGCGAGGTGCACCTGGGCCAGTGGCGCAAGGTGGCCACGGGCAGCCACGAGGTGCGCGGCAAGACGCTGGGCATCATCGGCTATGGCCACATCGGCTCGCAGCTCGGCGTGCTGGCCGAGTCGCTGGGCATGCGCGTGCTGTACTACGACGTGATGACCCGGCTGCCCCTGGGCAACTCGCGCCCGGTGGCCACGCTGGCGGAGCTGTTGGGTCAGTCTGACTTCGTCACCCTGCACGTGCCGGCCACGCCGTCCACGCACATGATGATGGGCGCGGAGCAGTTCGCGCAGATGAAGCCGGGCGCGTGCCTCATCAACGCCAGCCGCGGCACGGTGGTGGACATCGGCGCGCTGGCGCAGGCGCTGCGCTCCAAGCACCTGAGCGGGGCCGCGGTGGACGTCTATCCCGAGGAGCCCGAGGGCAACTCGGACGGCTTCGTCACCGAGCTGCAGGGCCTGTCCAACGTGGTGCTCACGCCGCACATCGGCGGCTCCACCGAGGAGGCGCAGGCGTCCATCGGCAAGGAAGTGGCCACGTCCCTGCTCAAGTTCTTCAAGTCGGGCGCCACCACGGGCGCGGTGAACTTCCCCAACGTGGAGAACCCGCTCATCCCCGGCACGCACCGCATCCTCAACGTGCACCGCAACACGCCGGGCGTGCTGCGTGACATCAACCGCATCGTCTCGGACCTCAACGCCAACATCCACGCGCAGGTGCTGAGCACGGACTCCAACATCGGCTACCTGGTGATGGACCTGGACCAGGACGTGTCCCAGCAGGTGTGCGAGGCCATCGCCAGCCTGAGCACGGACATCAAGACGCGCATCGTGTCCTGA